The DNA sequence GATTCCTTATCAATCACGGAACATCGTTCAAATTACAGTCATACTACACTGTATCCTTAATAGATTTTCATAACATTAATCAATTAATATCCCAAAAAATCCGCCCTATTAGGTCTCGTAATAATGATAGGAAGATTAAATGCAATCATCTAAATTATCATTCTACAAGAAAAAACGTAGTAGTTTCCGAATTAAATGAGATATCATATTGATATTACGGGAAGCTGTCTTTGATAAGCACTTCTAAACATAATAACACGGCCTAATTAAATAAGTCCCAATTCAAGTTTATTGGGCCGTGCAGAAAATCTTAGAGGTCTTTCTTGATAGTATCTAAGGATTAACTATTATTTTTCAGGATCGATCAATGAAAAGGATCATCAACATCGATCTTTATATAAAGCGCTGACTCTCCAACCTAAAGAAACATAGTCTCAAACGTGTCTCTTGCAACCCTAAGTTGCTTTACCTGCTGATTCAAGGTACGCAACCTCTCACTAAGGTTTATACTTTATAGAAGTAAAGTTAGGGCTTTACAAGATGTGAGTGTTGGTAACTGTGTATGCAAAAGAAAAGATCTAGGTTTTGTTGTAATTAAGATGTAATTCGGATCTTCGTACTTCCTGGGTTTAGTAGTTAATGTATATCTAATGTTTTGTAATTTAAGAAACTATCCTTGTCAAACATGAATCTTTTGTATTGAAGCCATAGAAAATCTTTTAAATTTTTCATACTTTCATATTCAAAACCAGTCAGAGCACGTAGTTATTGAATCTTCAAAATGTTTGATTAAGTAGAACTATGGAGATTGCAAGGACCAAGGAAATGTCTAGCGGCAGCCACAGCTCAAAGGACCTCCCTACGGTGATCCTCCTCAACATCCTTTCTCGACTGCCAGCAAAATCTCTTTTTCGTTTCCAATGTGTCTCTAAGATTTTCTATAAGCTAGTCAACGACCCCTCTCTAGCTGCAATTCATCTTCAGCACAACACCGATATGATTGAGGAGCCACCTCTAGTCATGGTCCATTCTAGGTCTGCATCCAAATATTCCAGATTAATGCTGTTTCGAGGCTGGAAATACAATGGCGATAGTTGGACAGCAACAAGCTATGATGACAGTTTCTCTTCGGGTATTTTGTCCATTGAAACTAAATATGAGCTAGAGTTTGCTTCTGGTGGCTTGCTTTGCTTTAAGGACTCTAGTTTATCAAGAGGTCCAGCCCTATTATGCAATCCACTTAGGGGAGAAGCTCTAGAGCTCCCACCTTCTAATGTTAATTCACTATCCCGCTTGAATGAGTGGTACGGTATAGGAGTGGATGCCACTACCAGCACCTACAAGATTGTTAATATTGTTTTCGGGATTGATCCTAGGCGTTCCAGTTCATATTTGACCCAAGTTCATGTACTGGGGACAAGCTCTTGGCGACGAATATCCGCGGTTCCTCCTTGTGGTTTAAGTAAGCAGCATGCATTTGCATATGGAAACACATATTGGTTGATTGGACAATGTATACTATGTTTCGACTTCAATGAGGAGAGGTTCATATGGACTTCTCATCCCAACTTACCCTCCAAAAGGGTTCTTAACTTGCTTAATTTGAGAGGATCTCTGGCCATTGTTGATGCTACTTCAGTATCAGTTTCCAAAGTTGAGGTATGGGTGTTGAAAAATGATAAGAAAGAATGGGTGAAGGACTACAACATAAAACTCAATGTTGGTCAGTCTTATTGTTATGAATGGTGGCCTCTCAATTGTTTTATTCTTGTTGATGACTCTAGGAGCAGAAAAGGCATTGTGGGTGTGCTCCATTACAATCTAGGGTGGGGTTCTAGGAAACGCTTGCGTTGTGGAAATGGAAGAGTTGAAGTGAATTCCGTCCCCAAGATCTTCAGTTACACCGGAAGCCTGATTTCTCTAAAAACATATGGTAATTTATTGGTAGAAGGATCAGAAGCAGATCAGGGGATTGGAACTTTGTTATCTGGGAAAGCCACTTAGTTAATCAAAGTTCGATTTGTCTTGTAATTTCATGACATTTTCTTTAATTCGTATAATCTTTTGGTTTTAAGAGACTGAACTTGTGTTTGTAtcgatcttcttctttttcttccctttattattattatttttttagagataTTTGGTTCCTCTTGGTTACTATTTCAAAAAC is a window from the Rosa chinensis cultivar Old Blush chromosome 2, RchiOBHm-V2, whole genome shotgun sequence genome containing:
- the LOC112185119 gene encoding F-box protein At5g65850 — its product is MEIARTKEMSSGSHSSKDLPTVILLNILSRLPAKSLFRFQCVSKIFYKLVNDPSLAAIHLQHNTDMIEEPPLVMVHSRSASKYSRLMLFRGWKYNGDSWTATSYDDSFSSGILSIETKYELEFASGGLLCFKDSSLSRGPALLCNPLRGEALELPPSNVNSLSRLNEWYGIGVDATTSTYKIVNIVFGIDPRRSSSYLTQVHVLGTSSWRRISAVPPCGLSKQHAFAYGNTYWLIGQCILCFDFNEERFIWTSHPNLPSKRVLNLLNLRGSLAIVDATSVSVSKVEVWVLKNDKKEWVKDYNIKLNVGQSYCYEWWPLNCFILVDDSRSRKGIVGVLHYNLGWGSRKRLRCGNGRVEVNSVPKIFSYTGSLISLKTYGNLLVEGSEADQGIGTLLSGKAT